The region GAGAGAGAGCGAGATTCAGGGATTATTCTAATATGTATTTCAGAGTCGGAGCGGCGTATTCAAGCTAGTAAGCATCTAACCTGGTGGTGGGCCCGGAGGTGGGCCAGAGGGTGGACCAGGAGGCCTCATTGGAGGAGCTGGAGGGGGACCCAGAGGAGGAGGCCCCGTCATCGGTGGGCCCTGCATGTGTGGAGGCCCCTGTCCCACCGGCCCAGCAGGAGGAGGCAGACGCTGACTGGCCATCAGGTGGGGCTGACTTTCTCCAGGTGGTCCCCTGTCCTCGATGTCCGAGCTGTCGGATTCATCTGTGTAttcctcctctacctcctcctcttcctcgtctTCAGGCACCGACTGACCTAAagacaaaaaccaaaacaatgaaaataccGTAGCACGTGTtcataaacagaaacaaagcgGTGATAGTTTAGCATTAATGAGGAAAAGCCTCCGGTGTATTACAGCACCTGCCATCCTCAACATCATGGCCTGCAGAGGAGTGATGGCCTTCGTCTTCTTCACcagcctcttcttcttcctcttcccttCACGCGGTGCGTCTGGAGGCATGTCCGCAAAACGTACACTGCGACCTGAGGTAGTCAGACGTTAAAGCATTCATCAAAACAATacatcactgtgtgttttgtgtccacTCCGATTCGGGACAAAGAAATACGGCGACATTAGATCGGCTTTATTGAGCCGCTGCAATAGAAAAAGGCTGCTAATGTTTCGAACGTCCATCTCACCAGCATGTCTTTCGTTTCGGTCTCGGTCCTCCTCTCTGTCGTCATCCTGTCTGTCCATGCTCATTCTCTGGTCTCCGTCTCCCCCTTCGTCTCTCTCGTCTTCGCTGTCCTCCTCGGAGTCGCTTTCGTCGTCGTCTGCATCGTCCCGATCTCTGTCGCTCTCGCTGCCGCTGTCCCGGTCTCTTCCCAGCTCCATCGCGGCGTCCTTTTCTAAACCGGGAATGGACGGCTCTGTTTGAAAGACgccaataaaaagagaaacgTGAGCAGAAAGTCAACGATGAAGCAAAGTCGTGATGTTTCGAC is a window of Plectropomus leopardus isolate mb unplaced genomic scaffold, YSFRI_Pleo_2.0 unplaced_scaffold26391, whole genome shotgun sequence DNA encoding:
- the LOC121966946 gene encoding WW domain-binding protein 11-like; translated protein: MCVKPFFSQNAESVEVDSIPLPDMPHAPSNIHIQDIPLPGAQPPSILKKNTSFGKGPLSASSGPVLASAPGVPRLPPGKKPPGPPPGPPPPQVLALYGIPARRAFGTDTEPSIPGLEKDAAMELGRDRDSGSESDRDRDDADDDESDSEEDSEDERDEGGDGDQRMSMDRQDDDREEDRDRNERHAGRSVRFADMPPDAPREGKRKKKRLVKKTKAITPLQAMMLRMAGQSVPEDEEEEEVEEEYTDESDSSDIEDRGPPGESQPHLMASQRLPPPAGPVGQGPPHMQGPPMTGPPPLGPPPAPPMRPPGPPSGPPPGPPPG